GCTCGAAGGCCCGGCGGGCAACCCAACCGGCATCGGGGCGCGTGTCACTGCCACCTACGTCGACGGCCACACCCAGGCCCTATTCGTTGCGGCCGGGGGCGGATACCTCTCGCAGTCCTCTGCGGCACTCGCCTTCGGCCACCCCGAGGGCAATCCGGTCACGGCCGTCTCCATCGTCTGGCCCGACGGCACCACCTCAGAGGAACAGATAGAGCCGGGCAACTCGTCTGTCCGCCTGACGCCCAACGGCACAGACCGATAGGCCACGGTGAGATCACGGTTTCGTCTGGCTCTAGACTTGAAACGAAGCCGAACCCTTCCACAGGGCCTCAGCCGACCTCAGGCCCTATTGGTCACATTCAAGCCGGATGCTGGGCAAGCTAGGCAGTTTGGTGCATGGAAGCCATGCTCCCCATGCCAATACCGCTAGAGCTACTGGCATCTTTGCTGTGCACGTTGTCTTGGCGACTCCACCTCCAAGGGGGAGCCAGTACCCGGCCACTTCCTTTTTCGCAAGTTGCTCTGGTATGAATTTTTCAGATTTGCATGTTAGATTTCATCGTCGCAGGACGTATAATTGTGCTATCTACGTCCTGCCGAGTGTTTTCGGTAGGTTACCATCGCGGTTCTTTGCCTGGAGCAGTGCTCGGGCTAACTCCGCTGCGAATGGCTTTTTTGTCCCTTGCAATTCTCATTAGGAGAGAAAACATGCAGATTGTCAGAATCACCACCGCGGCCCTCGCGGCAGCGGCCCTCTTCGGCGTCAACGCCGACGCGGCCAGCATCTCGCTGAACTTCAGCGAGAACGCCAGCAACCAGGTTTTTGCTGGCGGCGAGAACATCGGCCCGTTCGCCACCAACAGCACCAACTGGAACAACACGGCTTCCTTTGGGGCTGGCAACGAGGGGACCGGGAACTTGGACAACCTGATCGACGACTCCGGCGCAGCGACGACCGCTGATGTGGACTGGAGTTCGGCCAACACCTGGTTCAACGCTTCGGGCACAGGTACGGATGACCAACGATTGGCCGTGGGCTATCTCGATGATGGTGGCGCGGGCAACAGCATCACGATCTCTGATATTCCCTACGCCGTGTACGACGTCACCCTTCTGTTCGGCAGCGACATCGGCGACACCTACACCACGCTGGATTTCACGGTCAACGGTTCCGCACTGCTCGGTGGTCCTGCGAGCGCCTACGGCAACATCCTCGCGGCCAACACCGCGACCGGCAGCAACTGGGTAGAAATCTCCCCCGGTGTAACGGGCAACTATGCCACCGCTGCAGGCGAGACCAGCTCGACGCTGACCATTGTCGGTACAAACGGAGCCGGCGGACGTGGCTCGGTGGCCGCCGTCATCATCAATCAGGTTCCCGAGCCCGGCTCGCTGGCCCTGCTCGGCCTCGGTGGCCTGATGGTCGCTCGCCGTCGCCGCGCCTGACCTGGCTAACCACTTCCTATAGCTCAATCCGCCGCCGGCCTCTCACCCAGGCCGGCGGCTTTTTTACAGCCCGGCCAAGGCCTCTTAGCCAATCACAGTCTCATACGCATCCCCGAAAAAACACGCGTTCCGGGGTGCCACACAACTGGCCTGTCCGCAGGCCTGCTGTGTGCCGGGACGAAAGATGGCATCGGGTTGTCGCACACAGCAGCCCTACGGGCAGTGGTGTGGCACCCCGGAAGATACGCGCGCGAATCAACTGGGATGCGTATCAACCCTAGTTGCATTGCCCTCCACTGCGATCAATCGGCCCCATGGTTGTCCAGGATACTTCCCAGATGGGGGCAACAACCCTTTGATTCGGCCTCCAGCATCTGGTACACTTGCGCTGTCACATGCCTCTATTATCACGAGACATGTTGCCCAGGCTGGTACTTGGGCGGTATAGAGTCACATTTCATCATTCACTTTGCATAGGAGAAGATCATGATTCAGACACGAATGCTTCTAGGCGCTATCGCCGCTGCGGGCTTGGCCTGTGGCGCGTCGGCCGCGTCCATCGGTGTCAGCTTCGCCGGCGACAACGGCGGCGGGACATCGGTCCAGATCACCTCGGCACAGACCGCCGGTGTGGTGGCGCAGTCCAACTGGAACGCCGGTACAGGCGCTGCCGGTGCTGCGTCCGACCTCAACGATGACAGCGGCGCTGGCACGACCGCCGACGTCAGCTGGACCTCGGCGAACACTTGGGGCGGCACCGGTGCTACCACCGATGACGAGGCCATGATGAATGGCTGGCTCGACGATGGTGCCCTTAGCATCACCGTCACCGAGATCCCCTACGCCGTGTACGACGTCTACGTCTACGGCTCGGCAGACGCGGGCAACGAAGGTGGCGCGCTGAACACCATCGTGAACGGTACTACGTTCACCAGCGGCGGCACCTTCACGACGCTTTCGGGCAACGGCTCGTTCTTTGACGGCAGCAACTATGTCGATGGAGGTACCGCCGCCGCCGATCCGTCGTACCACCTGGTCTCCGGCCTGTCCGGCGATCTGGTCATCACCGGCCAGCGTGATGGCGGCAACCGCTTCGGCGTTGCCGGCTTCCAGATCGTCGAAGTCCCCGAGCCCGGCTCGCTCGCACTGCTTGGCCTCGGTGGCCTGGCCGTCCTGCGTCGCCGACGCGGCTAAACCAAAAGCCAACTCTCCCACGGGGCCCGTCAACGCGGGCCCCGTGTCTTTCCGCCTCACGTCCGCTGCCTCGTGTTTGCTGCCACTTCTGGGTGTTTCACTGCGTCTCTCGCTGGTGTCCGTCTTTCACCCCGTCGTGCGTACCCACATCATGAAGAAGCCCGCCGCCTTCACCCTCATCGAGCTGCTCGTGGTGATCTCGATCATCGCGCTGCTCATCGCCATCCTTCTACCCGCGCTGGGCGCGGCCCGATCCAACACACGCGACCTGTCGTGCAAGTCCAGCATCCGCCAGTGGGTCATGGTCTGGCACGTCCACGCGACCGACAACAAGAACCGACCTGTCCAGAGCTGGCAGTACACCAACGAGGTGAATGCCGGCCCGGGCCAGCACTGGTACGTCGAGGTCCGCGAGTACATGGGGGGTGAAGAAGCCCTCGTCCTGGCCTGCCCCACCGCCGGCGACCCCACCGGCAGCGGGAGCACCGGGTCCTACGGCACGGCCACGCAGAACTGGTACCCCGGCTCGGGTCATGCCGGCCTCCGTGACCAGCACGTCGGCGGGTTCGGCTACAACAACTGGTGGGAAGAGAGCAGCGTCACCCGCAACGACACCGCGTGGATCAAGAACGCCGACGCCGCGATCGAGCCCACCAGCATGCCCGTCTTCTTCGACGGCACATGGGCCGACATCGGCTGGGTCCTCGAGACCGACATCATCCCGGGCGAGGCCTTCCGCAACGACCCGATGGGGACGCTGGGTGCCGGCATCCCATACATCAAGCGCGTCGCGCTTAACCGCCACACCGGCAACACCGTCAACCTCGGCCATGCCGACGGCTCGCTCGTATCCTCCGACATCGATGACCTCCTACGCGACTTTGTCTGGCACAACGACTGGGACAAGAGCACGAATCCGTAGCGCCCCTAGAGCCCAACCCCAGTGTGGAATGCCCCGACGTCCCGCCTAACCAGTCTGGCTTCACCCTCGTCGTGATGCGCGGCCGAGGATCCCGCCCGTTCGGCACCGCCCTCCCCAAGGCCGTTGAACAGCGCGAAATCACTGGTTTTATGCCGTTTTTCGGGTATGATTACGGGTGCGTGGGTGGATTCTCGCACGCCCTGCTGGAGCTTCTCTTGCCTGATACGACCGACGCCCGTTTGGGTCACACGCTGTCATCTGCCAACCGCCCGCCCAGCCCGGTCGAGGCGCTTGAGCCACGCATGCTGTTCTCCGCAGTCCCGCTCATCACCGAGCTGCTCGCGGTCAACAACGACGGTCTCGAAGACGAGGACGGCAACAACAGCGACTGGCTCGAGCTCCACAACGCAGGCGACATGGCGCTCAACCTCGACGGCTGGTTCCTCACCGACGATGCGTCGGACCTGGAGCAGTGGGCGCTGCCCAACGTCACGCTCGGTGTCGGGGAGTACTTGGTGATCTTTGCGTCGGGCGAGGACCGCGCCGCCGCGGGCGGCGAGCTGCACACCAACTTTAGGCTCGGCTCGGGCGGTGAGTACCTCGCGCTGGTCGAGCCCGACGGCAACACGATCGCCCACGAGTACGCACCAGAGTTTCCCGCGCAGTCGTCGGATGTGTCCTACGGTCTCGCGTTCGATAACCCGGGCAGCCCCGGGTACTTCAACACACCGACGCCCGGCCAGGCCAACGGCGCGGCCGCGGTCAACGAGACCGTCACCTTCTCGCACACCGCCAACGTCTTCACCGGCTCGTTCCAGCTCACGCTCTCCGGCGCGGGCGCGGGGCAGACGATCAGCTACACCCTCGACGGCTCGGTGCCCCACAGCGGTTCGCCGACCTACTCGGGCCCGATCACGATCAACTCGACCACGCAGGTCCGCGCGCTGATCCGCGAGGTCGGCATGGTCGACGGC
The sequence above is a segment of the Phycisphaeraceae bacterium D3-23 genome. Coding sequences within it:
- a CDS encoding prepilin-type N-terminal cleavage/methylation domain-containing protein, producing MKKPAAFTLIELLVVISIIALLIAILLPALGAARSNTRDLSCKSSIRQWVMVWHVHATDNKNRPVQSWQYTNEVNAGPGQHWYVEVREYMGGEEALVLACPTAGDPTGSGSTGSYGTATQNWYPGSGHAGLRDQHVGGFGYNNWWEESSVTRNDTAWIKNADAAIEPTSMPVFFDGTWADIGWVLETDIIPGEAFRNDPMGTLGAGIPYIKRVALNRHTGNTVNLGHADGSLVSSDIDDLLRDFVWHNDWDKSTNP
- a CDS encoding PEP-CTERM sorting domain-containing protein; its protein translation is MIQTRMLLGAIAAAGLACGASAASIGVSFAGDNGGGTSVQITSAQTAGVVAQSNWNAGTGAAGAASDLNDDSGAGTTADVSWTSANTWGGTGATTDDEAMMNGWLDDGALSITVTEIPYAVYDVYVYGSADAGNEGGALNTIVNGTTFTSGGTFTTLSGNGSFFDGSNYVDGGTAAADPSYHLVSGLSGDLVITGQRDGGNRFGVAGFQIVEVPEPGSLALLGLGGLAVLRRRRG
- a CDS encoding PEP-CTERM sorting domain-containing protein, producing the protein MQIVRITTAALAAAALFGVNADAASISLNFSENASNQVFAGGENIGPFATNSTNWNNTASFGAGNEGTGNLDNLIDDSGAATTADVDWSSANTWFNASGTGTDDQRLAVGYLDDGGAGNSITISDIPYAVYDVTLLFGSDIGDTYTTLDFTVNGSALLGGPASAYGNILAANTATGSNWVEISPGVTGNYATAAGETSSTLTIVGTNGAGGRGSVAAVIINQVPEPGSLALLGLGGLMVARRRRA